The following are from one region of the Mustela lutreola isolate mMusLut2 chromosome 7, mMusLut2.pri, whole genome shotgun sequence genome:
- the FBXO34 gene encoding F-box only protein 34, producing MHLKPYWKLQKKVRPPEISKETLRTPMSHEEAINDEKCKASYMKPSVFPSPSLGKASSRKPFGILSPNVLCSMSGKSPVESSLNVKTKKNAPSATIHQGEDGEGPLDIWAVVKPGNTKEKIAFFAAHQCSNRIGSMKIKSSWDIDGRATKRRKKSGDLKKAKIQLERMREVNSKCYQPEPFACGIEHCSVHYVSDSGDGIYAGRPLSVIQMVAFLEQRASALLATCTKNCTSAPAVLRLPGPPRGVLPASEPFPAPGACEESTERGSPEVGEPQSEPVRVLDMVARLESECLKRQSQREPGSLSRNNSFRRNVGRVLLANGTPADGGKANKGALEAPDTQVNPVGSVAVDCGPSRADRCSPEGNEAWDSAPRGCPPLPASVNFLTDSAKFEPHQHSAMKNSSRYDVEMTEELAGSPFPPHTCSQATELRTDAVDCMSGELVPLPSQDPEQRRKESLCISITVSKVEQGQPSSLKPCEDPLPGMLFFLPPGQHQSDCSQLSEGTRESPEAGRLRDAAEGDSASEDKSVSADAFVLPASPVESTLPVLETSSWKKQVSHDFLETRFKIQQLLEPQQYMAFLPHHLMVKIFRLLPTKSLVALKCTCCYFKFIIEYYNIRPADSRWVRDPRYREDPCKQCKKKYVKGDVSLCRWHPKPYCQALPYGPGYWMCCHRSQKGFPGCKLGLHDNHWVPACHSFNRAIHKKAKGTEAEEEY from the coding sequence ATGCACCTAAAGCCATACTGGAAACTCCAGAAGAAAGTGCGACCTCCGGAAATCAGCAAGGAAACTCTGAGAACTCCTATGAGCCACGAAGAAGctataaatgatgaaaaatgcAAAGCTAGCTACATGAAACCAAGTGTCTTCCCTTCACCCTCTCTTGGTAAAGCATCATCTCGAAAGCcttttgggattctttctccaAATGTTCTGTGCAGCATGAGTGGGAAGAGTCCTGTAGAGAGCAGCTTGAACGTTAAAACCAAGAAGAATGCACCATCTGCGACAATCCACCAGGGTGAAGACGGGGAAGGGCCGCTTGATATCTGGGCTGTTGTGAAACCGGGAAATACCAAGGAGAAAATTGCATTCTTTGCAGCCCACCAGTGTAGCAATAGGATAGgatctatgaaaataaaaagctcttgGGATATTGATGGGAGAGCtactaaaagaaggaaaaaatcagGGGATCTTAAAAAAGCCAAAATACAGTTAGAAAGGATGAGGGAAGTGAACAGCAAGTGCTACCAGCCCGAGCCCTTTGCGTGCGGCATTGAGCACTGTTCTGTGCATTATGTCAGTGACAGTGGCGATGGCATCTATGCCGGGAGGCCTCTGTCAGTCATCCAGATGGTCGCCttccttgagcagagagccagtgcCCTGCTAGCTACTTGTACGAAAAACTGCACCAGTGCGCCTGCTGTGCTGAGGCTTCCCGGGCCGCCCAGAGGCGTGCTCCCAGCCTCCGAGCCCTTTCCTGCTCCAGGAGCTTGTGAGGAATCCACGGAAAGAGGAAGTCCTGAGGTCGGCGAGCCGCAGAGTGAGCCAGTCCGTGTGCTTGACATGGTAGCCCGGCTGGAGTCCGAGTGCCTGAAGCGGCAGAGCCAGCGCGAGCCTGGGAGCCTCTCGAGGAATAACAGCTTCCGTCGAAATGTGGGCCGGGTGTTGCTGGCGAATGGCACTCCGGCTGATGGAGGCAAAGCTAACAAAGGCGCCTTGGAGGCACCAGACACTCAGGTGAATCCTGTGGGGTCTGTAGCTGTGGACTGTGGCCCCTCACGAGCGGACCGTTGTTCTCCCGAGGGGAATGAGGCATGGGACAGTGCTCCCCGGGGCTGTCCCCCGCTGCCAGCAAGTGTGAATTTCCTCACAGACAGTGCAAAGTTTGAGCCCCATCAGCACAGTGCTATGAAGAACAGCAGTCGGTATGATGTGGAAATGACAGAGGAACTTGCCGGGTCACCTTTTCCTCCTCACACCTGCTCTCAGGCCACAGAGTTGCGCACGGATGCTGTTGATTGTATGAGCGGAGAGCTCGTGCCACTTCCAAGCCAGGATCCCGAGCAGAGACGGAAGGAATCTTTGTGCATTAGTATCACTGTGTCCAAGGTAGAGCAGGGCCAGCCTTCTAGTTTAAAGCCCTGTGAAGACCCACTTCCAGGGATGTTGTTTTTTTTGCCACCTGGTCAGCACCAGTCAGACTGCTCCCAGTTAAGTGAAGGCACAAGGGAGTCTCCTGAGGCCGGCCGGCTTCGAGATGCTGCGGAGGGTGACAGCGCTTCTGAGGACAAAAGTGTTTCCGCTGATGCATTTGTCCTGCCAGCCTCTCCTGTGGAAAGTACGTTACCGGTGCTTGAGACGTCCAGTTGGAAGAAGCAAGTGTCTCATGACTTTCTGGAGACCAGGTTTAAAATCCAGCAGCTTTTGGAGCCTCAGCAGTACATGGCATTTCTGCCCCACCACCTCATGGTGAAAATCTTCAGGTTACTTCCCACCAAGAGCTTAGTGGCTCTCAAGTGTACCTGCTGCTATTTCAAGTTTATCATCGAATACTACAACATCAGGCCGGCAGATTCCCGCTGGGTGCGAGATCCTCGATACAGAGAGGACCCTTGCAAGCAGTGCAAGAAGAAATACGTGAAGGGGGATGTGTCCCTGTGCCGGTGGCATCCCAAGCCCTATTGCCAGGCATTGCCCTATGGGCCAGGGTACTGGATGTGCTGCCACCGGTCTCAGAAGGGCTTCCCCGGCTGTAAACTGGGGCTTCACGACAATCACTGGGTCCCTGCTTGCCACAGCTTTAATCGGGCAATCCATAAGAAAGCAAAGGGGACCGAAGCTGAAGAGGAGTACTGA